From a region of the Methyloterricola oryzae genome:
- a CDS encoding conjugal transfer protein TrbN codes for MSGIPPVILEQRIVCSIAASIKFNLPANVLLAVAEIENGRPGLQSPNANGTRDIGFMQFNTSYLASLSQYGIRPEHVAASNCYPFDLAAWRIAGHLQRDQGDIWTRAANYHSRTPKYNLIYRKKLLNAAAKWETWLTENFKVRDITP; via the coding sequence ATGAGTGGCATTCCGCCGGTAATTCTCGAACAGCGCATCGTCTGTTCCATCGCCGCATCCATCAAGTTCAATCTACCCGCCAATGTGCTTTTGGCAGTTGCCGAAATCGAGAATGGCCGCCCCGGCCTGCAGTCGCCAAATGCCAATGGCACGCGGGACATTGGCTTCATGCAGTTCAACACCAGCTACCTCGCCAGCCTGTCTCAATACGGCATAAGGCCAGAGCATGTGGCCGCGTCGAACTGTTATCCCTTCGACCTGGCAGCCTGGAGAATCGCGGGACACCTCCAGCGCGATCAAGGAGACATCTGGACTCGCGCCGCGAACTACCACAGCCGCACGCCAAAATACAATCTGATATACCGTAAAAAATTGCTAAATGCCGCCGCGAAGTGGGAAACTTGGCTGACGGAAAATTTTAAGGTTCGGGATATTACGCCATGA
- the trbL gene encoding P-type conjugative transfer protein TrbL encodes MALAAALPIYSGTVLALDNSGILTNITDRYYRVASSWASTILAEASVIFWILASISLAWTGTVLLMRRADIQEFFAEFIKFIVTLGFFYWLLQNGPTIGKAIIDSFVRMGGHAIGTPLTAPSGILDMGFQIVFKTYDHMSVTSPWLSMAGIFLAVAVLVFLAIIAANLTVQYCAAWIMLYAGCILLGFGGSRWTSDMAIQYYKSILGIALSLMTIILMLGVGKSILDQYFAAMSGDMEIKELTVILVVVVIMFVLINKVPAYLAGMVTHGLAHSGIGTYGIGLASATAGVAASAAVLGARYGSSGLGFVARKSGASSLVERIRAGQRNAANTVSSSADDLILGEISAGSQHKGSQG; translated from the coding sequence TTGGCCCTGGCCGCCGCATTGCCGATCTATTCGGGCACCGTATTGGCCCTAGACAACTCAGGCATCCTCACAAACATCACGGATCGTTATTACCGGGTAGCCTCGTCCTGGGCCAGTACAATCCTTGCGGAAGCCTCCGTCATCTTCTGGATTCTGGCGAGCATCAGCCTGGCGTGGACAGGCACGGTGTTGCTCATGCGCCGCGCTGACATACAGGAGTTTTTCGCCGAATTCATCAAATTCATCGTCACGCTCGGGTTCTTCTACTGGCTCTTGCAGAACGGGCCGACCATCGGCAAGGCCATCATCGACTCATTTGTCCGCATGGGCGGGCACGCTATTGGCACTCCTTTAACCGCCCCATCCGGCATTCTCGATATGGGCTTTCAAATCGTCTTCAAGACCTATGACCACATGAGCGTAACCTCACCTTGGCTGTCCATGGCGGGCATCTTTCTGGCCGTGGCTGTCTTGGTGTTTCTGGCGATCATCGCGGCGAATCTGACGGTCCAGTACTGTGCCGCCTGGATCATGCTCTACGCGGGCTGCATTCTTCTGGGGTTCGGCGGCAGCCGGTGGACATCGGACATGGCCATCCAATACTACAAATCCATCCTTGGCATTGCATTGAGCCTGATGACGATCATTCTCATGCTCGGCGTCGGCAAGTCGATCCTGGACCAGTACTTTGCGGCCATGAGTGGCGACATGGAGATCAAGGAACTGACGGTCATTCTGGTCGTTGTCGTCATCATGTTCGTGCTGATAAACAAAGTGCCGGCCTACCTGGCAGGTATGGTCACGCATGGACTCGCCCATTCTGGTATTGGCACGTATGGTATCGGCCTGGCTTCCGCGACGGCTGGCGTCGCCGCTTCAGCCGCTGTCCTGGGCGCCAGGTATGGTTCCAGCGGACTTGGCTTTGTGGCCAGGAAGAGCGGGGCCAGCTCGTTGGTAGAGCGCATCCGCGCGGGACAACGGAACGCAGCAAACACGGTGTCATCGAGCGCCGATGACCTGATCCTGGGCGAAATATCGGCTGGATCGCAGCACAAGGGAAGCCAGGGATGA
- a CDS encoding TrbI/VirB10 family protein — protein sequence MAPSASPGGAGVRRVNNVPIIIFGAALMAFLLVMAMVAVHRSKAKAEAVTDTPKVGNAKLMADTLTNGWQGGFIQPKAPPMPENVVVPIAHVDLSRPPAPPTMLAEPLRPQPQSPKDQELERIRQIKLAAFEEAVKSPTSGPASLATFRAESGRKAAAAPAVSQANADRWKLLSRPEQPETNFVLRTGFVIPAVMISGINSQLAGPVIAQVSQPVYDTATGKYLLIPQGTRIFGQYSNDVVAGQERVLVAWQRLIFPDGKAMDIGEMPGTDGAGLAGLSGDVNNHYLRIFGHALLMSLITAAATYSQQPSNWSAPGSYGYQQTATGTLSAALGQQLGAAGTAVLMKNLNIAPTIEVHAGYRLNVVATKDLTFDTPYRPFAK from the coding sequence ATGGCACCCAGCGCGTCGCCGGGTGGGGCCGGCGTCCGGCGCGTCAACAATGTTCCGATCATCATTTTTGGCGCTGCGCTCATGGCGTTCCTGCTCGTCATGGCCATGGTCGCTGTGCATCGCTCCAAGGCCAAAGCTGAAGCGGTAACCGACACACCCAAAGTCGGCAACGCGAAACTGATGGCCGACACCCTCACGAACGGATGGCAAGGCGGTTTCATTCAGCCCAAAGCTCCGCCCATGCCGGAGAACGTCGTCGTACCGATAGCGCATGTGGACCTGAGTCGGCCGCCAGCGCCTCCCACGATGCTGGCAGAGCCGTTAAGACCCCAACCGCAATCGCCCAAGGATCAGGAACTGGAGCGAATTCGCCAAATCAAGCTGGCCGCGTTCGAGGAGGCGGTGAAAAGCCCAACCAGCGGTCCCGCATCGCTTGCCACGTTTCGCGCCGAAAGCGGAAGAAAGGCCGCCGCAGCACCTGCCGTGTCTCAAGCCAATGCAGATCGGTGGAAACTGTTGAGCCGGCCAGAGCAGCCGGAAACAAACTTTGTTCTGAGGACTGGTTTTGTAATCCCTGCCGTCATGATCAGCGGCATCAACAGCCAGTTGGCAGGCCCCGTGATCGCCCAGGTTTCTCAGCCGGTTTACGACACCGCAACCGGCAAATACCTCTTGATCCCTCAAGGCACGCGCATATTCGGGCAGTACTCCAATGACGTTGTTGCCGGCCAGGAACGGGTATTGGTCGCCTGGCAACGGCTCATATTCCCGGACGGCAAGGCCATGGATATCGGCGAAATGCCGGGAACCGATGGAGCAGGGCTCGCTGGTCTCAGCGGCGACGTGAACAACCACTATCTGCGGATTTTCGGCCATGCCTTGCTGATGAGCCTGATCACGGCCGCCGCAACTTACTCCCAGCAGCCCAGCAACTGGTCCGCACCAGGCTCCTACGGGTATCAGCAGACGGCCACCGGCACCTTGTCCGCCGCACTCGGTCAGCAGCTTGGAGCTGCCGGAACGGCGGTACTGATGAAGAACCTCAACATTGCGCCCACCATCGAGGTTCACGCCGGGTACCGGCTCAATGTCGTTGCCACGAAGGATTTGACGTTCGACACCCCCTATCGGCCATTCGCAAAGTGA
- the trbG gene encoding P-type conjugative transfer protein TrbG, whose product MKSKAMLPLLALIAGTALAGPGEELPEKFFSSENPALTPQEKAGLKIGNQWRAASASGMKPIAGADGTVQFLFGATQPSVVCAVLQVCDIELQPGEVISNFNAGDQVRWRIEPARSGSAAGEIEHIIVKPLDVGLRTSLIITTDRRTYYLQLVSHRTEYMPRVSFSYPDDAAKKWAEFQSRNRAEREGKEAGAGYSTELDKLDFAYEISGAAAWKPVRVFNDGHKTILQMPETLSQTEAPSLLAVRGEDSVLPWGAEAEQVIVNYRVQGNRYIVDSIPDKMILLAGAGPHQTKVTIAREAK is encoded by the coding sequence ATGAAATCAAAAGCCATGCTGCCTCTCCTTGCTTTGATTGCCGGCACCGCTCTGGCCGGGCCAGGTGAAGAACTCCCGGAAAAATTCTTCAGCTCCGAAAATCCGGCTTTAACGCCACAGGAAAAAGCCGGCCTGAAAATCGGCAATCAATGGAGGGCGGCAAGTGCGTCGGGCATGAAGCCCATTGCGGGGGCAGACGGGACGGTCCAGTTCCTATTTGGCGCTACGCAACCCAGCGTGGTCTGTGCCGTGCTCCAGGTGTGCGACATCGAATTGCAGCCCGGTGAGGTCATTTCCAACTTCAACGCCGGCGACCAGGTGCGCTGGCGGATTGAACCAGCCCGCTCCGGCTCTGCCGCCGGCGAGATCGAACATATCATCGTCAAGCCTTTGGATGTTGGACTCCGCACCAGCCTGATCATTACCACGGACCGCCGCACCTACTACCTACAGTTGGTTTCCCATAGAACGGAATACATGCCGCGCGTCTCTTTCAGCTATCCGGATGACGCCGCCAAAAAATGGGCCGAGTTCCAGTCTCGAAACAGGGCGGAGCGCGAGGGCAAAGAGGCTGGCGCGGGGTATTCCACGGAGCTTGATAAGCTCGACTTCGCTTACGAAATCTCCGGCGCCGCCGCATGGAAACCCGTCCGCGTCTTCAACGACGGCCACAAAACGATTTTGCAAATGCCGGAAACCCTCTCCCAGACCGAAGCGCCGAGCCTGTTGGCGGTGCGCGGGGAAGACAGCGTGCTGCCTTGGGGAGCCGAGGCCGAGCAGGTCATCGTGAATTATCGTGTTCAGGGTAACCGATATATCGTTGACAGTATTCCTGACAAGATGATCCTGCTGGCCGGTGCTGGTCCCCATCAAACCAAGGTTACGATCGCGCGGGAGGCAAAATGA
- a CDS encoding VirB8/TrbF family protein, with protein sequence MNDETTNPYLAARIQWNAHVGAALSAARTWQIIAISSLAIAFVAVGGAVYVGAQSKFVPYVVEVNELGQVQAVNMADKANEADARVIHASLATWITSARTVTPDVNLQRAAIYKVYAMLSSQDAAYIKMNEWFGRDEAASPFKRAETETVAIEINSVIPQSETTWRVDWTETSRTRDGALKAVPTRYTSLITVYLVPTTSATTEAEIRKNPLGIFVRDFSWSRQS encoded by the coding sequence ATGAACGACGAGACGACCAATCCCTATCTTGCCGCCCGCATCCAGTGGAACGCGCACGTAGGAGCCGCGCTGTCGGCGGCCAGGACATGGCAGATCATCGCCATCAGTTCGCTGGCGATAGCCTTTGTGGCTGTGGGGGGCGCGGTCTATGTAGGCGCGCAATCGAAGTTCGTGCCCTACGTGGTTGAAGTCAATGAATTGGGCCAGGTGCAGGCCGTCAATATGGCTGATAAAGCCAATGAGGCCGATGCCAGGGTGATTCATGCCAGTCTCGCGACGTGGATAACCAGTGCCCGCACGGTGACGCCGGACGTCAACTTGCAGCGGGCGGCCATCTACAAGGTCTACGCGATGCTGAGTTCGCAGGACGCGGCCTACATCAAGATGAACGAATGGTTTGGACGTGACGAAGCGGCAAGCCCCTTCAAGCGAGCGGAAACCGAGACCGTCGCCATCGAAATCAATTCCGTGATTCCACAGAGTGAAACCACCTGGCGGGTTGATTGGACAGAGACAAGCCGAACCCGCGACGGCGCCCTGAAAGCGGTGCCTACCCGCTACACCAGCCTCATCACCGTTTACTTGGTTCCCACGACTTCCGCGACAACAGAAGCAGAGATCAGGAAGAACCCGCTTGGAATTTTTGTGAGAGATTTTTCATGGAGTCGCCAATCATGA
- a CDS encoding VirB4 family type IV secretion/conjugal transfer ATPase, which produces MFTQPASLKRHRHTMESVADLLNYAAMVDDGVIVGKNGCLMAAWSYEGADYASSTDEEKEFVTLRINEALARLGSGWMIHIDSVRRTAPGYPSRGFSYFTDRISAAIDEERRRYFEELGTLYESGFVLTLTWLPPLLAEKKFVALMFDDDGKKPPRNTQTRALINTFQRECDSVESRLSLALNIQRLRSRKVTNEDGTTTVYDDLLCHLQYCITGNYHPVALSRNPIYLDAVIGGQELWAGVIPKIGRHFVQCVAIDGFPMESYPGILSALSETPIPCRWSTRFIAMDTHEAVAVMEKYRKKWKQKVRGIFDQVFNTGHGHVDQDAENMVDDAEEAIAEANSGLVSMGFYTSCVVLMAEDRAELERASRQLEKAINLLGFVARIETINTMDAYLGSLPGHGYENVRRPLINTLNLADLIPTSTIWTGEGQAPCPMYPPSAPALVHCVTSGSSPFRLNLHVRDLGHTMIFGPTGSGKSTLLGLLATSLLRYSGMSIYFFDKGLSCYALTKATGNQHYVVAGDHDALTFCPLQYLETPGDRAWAGEWIDTILALNNVTTTPSQRNAIAETLTRMQQNGDRTLSAFCFSIQDHSIREALQQYTIEGAMGHLLDAESDGLSLCRMTTFEIEDLMNLGERYALPVLLYLFRRIERSLQGQPAAIFLDEAWLMLGHPVFREKIREWLKVMRKANCAVILATQSLTDAARSGILDVIVESTASKIFLPNIYARDPDTAALYNRMGLNSRQIDILATAVPKKHYYYVSEKGRRLFELALGPLALSFVGVSDKESVTAVQHYEAKYGREGWVREWLLNRDLALEDYA; this is translated from the coding sequence ATGTTTACTCAGCCTGCCAGCCTTAAGCGCCACCGGCACACCATGGAGAGTGTCGCCGACCTGCTCAACTACGCAGCGATGGTTGATGATGGCGTCATCGTGGGCAAGAACGGGTGCCTGATGGCAGCCTGGTCGTACGAAGGCGCTGACTACGCCAGCAGCACGGACGAAGAAAAGGAGTTTGTCACGCTGCGCATCAACGAGGCACTCGCGCGGCTGGGATCGGGCTGGATGATCCACATTGATTCCGTTCGAAGGACAGCGCCAGGCTATCCATCACGCGGGTTCTCGTACTTCACGGACCGCATTTCAGCGGCGATCGATGAGGAAAGGAGACGCTATTTCGAGGAGCTTGGAACGCTCTACGAAAGCGGCTTTGTTCTCACCTTAACGTGGCTGCCACCGCTGCTGGCCGAGAAAAAATTTGTGGCGCTCATGTTCGATGACGATGGGAAAAAGCCGCCAAGAAATACTCAAACAAGGGCACTCATTAACACGTTTCAGAGGGAGTGCGATTCCGTTGAAAGTCGCCTGTCGCTGGCGCTAAATATTCAACGCCTTAGATCACGTAAAGTGACTAATGAGGACGGTACCACCACGGTTTACGATGATTTGCTCTGCCATTTGCAATATTGCATTACAGGCAATTACCATCCAGTTGCCTTATCTCGAAACCCAATCTACCTAGATGCCGTTATTGGGGGACAGGAGCTTTGGGCTGGCGTGATTCCTAAGATTGGCCGCCATTTCGTGCAGTGCGTGGCTATCGACGGTTTCCCCATGGAGTCTTATCCAGGGATTCTATCGGCTCTTTCCGAAACCCCCATACCTTGCCGCTGGTCAACCCGGTTTATCGCCATGGATACCCATGAGGCAGTTGCTGTCATGGAGAAGTACCGGAAGAAATGGAAGCAAAAGGTCAGGGGGATCTTTGACCAGGTCTTTAATACGGGCCACGGCCATGTCGACCAGGACGCGGAGAACATGGTTGATGATGCCGAGGAAGCCATTGCGGAAGCCAATTCCGGCTTGGTCAGCATGGGCTTCTACACCAGTTGTGTCGTCCTCATGGCGGAAGACCGCGCGGAACTGGAGCGCGCTTCCAGGCAGCTTGAGAAGGCCATTAACTTGCTTGGCTTCGTCGCCAGGATCGAGACGATCAACACCATGGACGCCTATCTTGGAAGCCTTCCCGGGCACGGATACGAGAACGTGCGGCGCCCTCTCATCAATACCTTGAACCTGGCAGACCTTATTCCAACGTCCACAATCTGGACAGGGGAAGGGCAGGCGCCTTGTCCTATGTACCCGCCTTCCGCGCCGGCACTGGTCCACTGCGTGACGAGCGGTAGTTCACCCTTTCGCCTGAACTTACATGTGCGTGACCTGGGCCACACCATGATCTTCGGGCCTACCGGCTCGGGGAAATCGACGCTGCTAGGCCTGCTGGCCACCTCGCTGCTGCGCTACTCGGGGATGAGTATCTATTTCTTCGACAAGGGGCTCTCCTGTTACGCGCTCACAAAGGCAACCGGCAATCAGCACTACGTCGTTGCGGGGGACCATGACGCGCTGACCTTTTGTCCGCTGCAGTATCTGGAAACACCCGGTGATCGGGCCTGGGCAGGGGAGTGGATCGACACCATTCTTGCCTTGAACAACGTAACGACCACGCCATCGCAGCGCAACGCCATCGCCGAGACCCTCACTCGGATGCAGCAGAATGGCGACCGCACGCTAAGCGCCTTTTGCTTCAGCATTCAGGATCACAGCATCCGCGAGGCGCTGCAGCAATACACCATAGAAGGCGCGATGGGCCATCTCCTGGATGCCGAAAGTGATGGCTTGTCGCTTTGCCGCATGACCACTTTCGAGATCGAGGACCTCATGAACCTGGGCGAGCGCTACGCGCTGCCGGTGCTACTGTATCTGTTCCGCCGGATCGAGCGTTCCCTCCAGGGGCAACCGGCCGCCATCTTCCTGGATGAAGCCTGGCTGATGCTGGGTCACCCGGTCTTCAGAGAAAAAATCCGCGAATGGCTGAAGGTCATGCGCAAGGCCAATTGCGCGGTCATCCTGGCGACGCAATCACTGACTGACGCCGCGCGCTCAGGAATCCTCGACGTCATCGTCGAATCGACAGCCTCCAAGATCTTCCTGCCGAACATCTATGCGCGCGATCCCGATACCGCCGCGCTGTATAACCGGATGGGCCTCAATTCCAGGCAGATCGACATCCTGGCCACCGCGGTCCCGAAGAAACATTACTACTACGTTTCGGAAAAAGGGCGTCGATTGTTTGAACTGGCTCTAGGCCCCCTGGCGTTATCGTTCGTCGGCGTCAGCGACAAGGAGTCCGTGACCGCCGTGCAGCACTACGAGGCCAAGTACGGCAGGGAAGGGTGGGTCAGGGAATGGCTGCTGAACCGGGATTTGGCTCTGGAGGATTATGCATGA
- a CDS encoding conjugal transfer protein TrbD, translating to MALRLTPLHRSANRPNLFLGGDRELVMFTGVVAFALVFAAQEWTATLFGISLWLLALYLFRLMAKSDPLMRFVYLRNRVYQPYYPARSTPFRINMRERR from the coding sequence ATGGCATTACGTCTGACCCCGTTGCATCGCTCCGCAAATCGGCCAAACCTGTTCTTGGGCGGAGATAGGGAGCTTGTGATGTTTACCGGCGTCGTAGCTTTCGCCCTGGTGTTCGCGGCACAGGAATGGACTGCAACCCTGTTCGGCATTTCCCTCTGGCTGCTCGCGCTCTATCTGTTCCGCCTGATGGCAAAGTCAGACCCTCTGATGCGCTTCGTCTATCTCAGGAACAGGGTCTACCAGCCCTACTATCCGGCGCGGTCGACGCCGTTCAGGATCAACATGAGGGAGCGCCGCTGA
- a CDS encoding TrbC/VirB2 family protein encodes MNAKNISIVAFIGVVILSMASFEAHAAAAGGGGLPYEAWLTTLRTSVTGPVAFAVSIIGIVVAGGVLIFGGELNAFFRSLIFIVLVMALTVGAQNMMSGLFGAGAEISKSNTVEQAWHYV; translated from the coding sequence ATGAACGCAAAAAATATTTCAATTGTGGCATTTATCGGTGTTGTCATTCTTTCAATGGCTTCATTTGAAGCGCACGCAGCGGCAGCCGGTGGCGGTGGATTGCCCTACGAAGCATGGTTAACAACCTTGCGTACTAGTGTCACAGGTCCAGTTGCATTCGCAGTTTCAATAATAGGTATTGTTGTGGCTGGTGGCGTTCTTATATTCGGTGGTGAGCTGAATGCTTTCTTCCGAAGCCTGATATTTATCGTGCTCGTAATGGCTCTGACGGTGGGGGCTCAAAACATGATGAGCGGCCTTTTTGGAGCCGGGGCAGAAATCTCCAAATCCAATACGGTGGAGCAAGCATGGCATTACGTCTGA
- the trbB gene encoding P-type conjugative transfer ATPase TrbB, whose product MNATPTARPMEEEGASQGRLNDSLRRNFGPLILGALEDPGTTDVLLNPDGAIWHGRLGQRMTRIGEMAPSRADMALRTLASALNTIITPEKPWIEGVFPLDGSRIAGQIPPIVAAPTFAIRKRALAVFTLDQYVAAGILSQHHHNIISRAVADHRNILVVGGTGSGKTTLTNAIIQAMVENDPHERIFIIEDTGEIQCQATNCVSYVATMDFSMTQAVRTSMRMKPDRIVVGEVRGPEALDLLLAWNSGHSGGVATLHADNACNGLSKLALYVSQHPQAPKPIEPLIGEAVHVVVHIVATPDGRKVREILTVDGYVNGQYTFSTNLADE is encoded by the coding sequence ATGAACGCGACACCCACGGCAAGACCAATGGAAGAAGAGGGCGCGAGTCAGGGACGTCTCAACGACAGTCTGCGCCGGAACTTTGGCCCACTCATTCTCGGAGCTCTGGAGGACCCCGGCACCACTGACGTCCTGCTGAATCCTGACGGTGCTATCTGGCATGGCCGTTTAGGGCAAAGGATGACCCGGATCGGAGAGATGGCGCCCAGTAGGGCAGATATGGCGCTTCGGACCCTGGCGTCAGCGCTTAACACCATCATCACTCCGGAGAAGCCATGGATCGAGGGAGTATTTCCCCTTGATGGCAGCCGCATCGCCGGCCAGATCCCACCGATTGTAGCGGCACCGACCTTTGCCATCCGCAAGCGCGCCCTCGCCGTCTTCACGCTGGATCAGTATGTGGCCGCTGGCATCTTGTCACAGCATCACCACAATATCATTTCCCGGGCTGTGGCTGACCACCGAAACATCCTCGTCGTTGGAGGCACGGGGAGCGGCAAAACCACGCTGACCAACGCCATCATTCAGGCCATGGTCGAAAACGATCCTCATGAGCGCATCTTCATCATCGAGGACACCGGTGAAATCCAGTGCCAAGCCACCAATTGCGTGTCCTATGTGGCGACGATGGACTTCAGCATGACCCAGGCGGTTCGCACCAGCATGCGAATGAAGCCAGACCGTATCGTCGTCGGCGAGGTTCGCGGGCCTGAGGCCCTTGATCTGCTGCTGGCCTGGAACTCAGGACATAGCGGAGGAGTCGCCACGCTGCATGCAGACAACGCCTGCAACGGCCTATCCAAACTGGCGCTCTATGTGAGCCAGCATCCCCAAGCTCCAAAGCCCATCGAACCCTTGATCGGCGAAGCCGTGCATGTCGTCGTCCATATCGTAGCGACGCCAGACGGCAGAAAAGTGCGCGAGATACTTACTGTGGATGGGTATGTAAATGGCCAGTACACGTTTTCAACAAACTTAGCGGACGAGTAA
- a CDS encoding putative toxin-antitoxin system toxin component, PIN family: MRVILDTNVLLGALISAHGPLDVIYRAWRAARFDLVTSTVQLDEVRRVSRYPKLKAILPAHRVGLMVNHLHRAVVLDTLPSLPDGIEATDPDDGFLLAMALAGEADYLVTGDRRAGLLQRGSIGRTRIVTPTVFCAEVL; this comes from the coding sequence ATGCGTGTCATCCTCGACACCAACGTGTTGCTGGGCGCGCTGATCTCGGCGCACGGCCCGCTGGATGTCATCTATCGCGCCTGGCGTGCCGCCCGCTTCGATCTGGTGACGTCAACGGTGCAACTCGACGAAGTGCGGCGCGTAAGCCGTTATCCGAAACTCAAGGCTATCCTGCCTGCCCACCGCGTCGGCTTGATGGTCAATCACCTGCATCGTGCCGTGGTACTGGACACTTTGCCGTCACTGCCGGATGGCATCGAGGCAACGGATCCGGACGACGGCTTTCTGCTGGCAATGGCCTTGGCGGGCGAAGCCGACTACCTCGTGACCGGCGACCGCCGCGCCGGGTTACTGCAACGCGGCAGCATCGGCCGCACGCGCATCGTCACCCCGACGGTCTTCTGCGCCGAAGTACTTTGA
- a CDS encoding ribbon-helix-helix domain-containing protein: MNSVRWNIAVSPDTDQSVRMFLAAQGGGRKGDLSRFIEEAVRAYLFERAVDQAKTATADMGESELTDLIEEAVQWARER; the protein is encoded by the coding sequence ATGAATTCCGTCCGCTGGAACATCGCCGTGTCGCCAGACACGGATCAATCTGTTCGCATGTTTCTTGCCGCGCAAGGCGGGGGCCGTAAGGGTGATCTGTCGCGCTTCATCGAGGAAGCCGTGCGCGCTTATCTATTCGAGCGCGCCGTTGACCAGGCCAAGACCGCGACCGCCGACATGGGCGAGTCTGAGCTGACCGATCTCATCGAGGAGGCGGTGCAATGGGCGCGTGAGCGCTGA
- a CDS encoding recombinase family protein gives MKIGYARISTRDQNLALQVDALKAAGCERIYQDVASGAKTARPALDELLGHLRAGDVVVIWKLDRMGRSLKHLVELVGNLMERKVGLLSLNDPIDTTNAQGRLVFNLFASLAEFERELIRERTSAGLTAARARGRVGGRPKGLSPQAEATALAAETLYRERKLSVAAIAQKLHLSKSTLYSYLQHRGVEIGTYKKSARRQSSAPVTEIRNAAPFKVATILLTLRIENNSKFVRCKKRTIEHIENIYLEEYAAKRRPNGEYELKVPYANDKELDEAMNELLSDIANDADDRHCFSESEARMEGTDRHW, from the coding sequence ATGAAGATTGGCTATGCGCGGATCTCTACACGCGACCAGAATCTGGCCTTGCAGGTCGATGCTCTGAAGGCCGCCGGCTGCGAGCGCATTTACCAGGATGTGGCGAGTGGTGCGAAGACCGCCCGCCCGGCGCTCGATGAACTGCTGGGCCATTTGCGCGCGGGCGATGTGGTGGTGATCTGGAAGCTCGACCGCATGGGTCGCTCGCTCAAGCATTTGGTTGAACTGGTCGGCAACCTGATGGAGCGTAAGGTCGGCCTGCTCAGCCTGAACGACCCCATCGATACCACGAACGCACAAGGGCGGCTCGTCTTCAATCTGTTCGCGTCATTGGCCGAGTTCGAGCGCGAACTGATCCGCGAGCGCACGAGTGCCGGATTGACAGCCGCACGGGCGCGCGGCCGGGTTGGCGGACGGCCAAAGGGATTGTCGCCACAGGCCGAAGCCACTGCGCTGGCCGCCGAGACCCTCTATCGTGAGCGTAAGCTGTCGGTTGCCGCCATCGCGCAGAAGCTGCATCTGTCCAAGAGCACGCTGTACAGCTACTTACAGCATCGCGGCGTGGAGATCGGCACCTATAAGAAATCGGCGCGGCGGCAATCAAGCGCGCCAGTCACCGAAATCCGTAACGCCGCTCCGTTTAAGGTTGCCACTATCCTGCTGACGCTGCGAATCGAGAACAACAGCAAGTTCGTACGCTGCAAGAAGCGCACGATTGAACACATCGAGAACATCTACCTTGAAGAGTACGCTGCCAAGCGGCGTCCGAACGGTGAGTACGAGCTGAAGGTGCCCTATGCCAATGACAAAGAACTGGATGAAGCGATGAACGAGCTATTGAGCGACATCGCCAACGACGCGGATGATCGCCACTGCTTTTCGGAAAGCGAGGCGCGCATGGAAGGAACTGACCGCCATTGGTGA